The genomic segment tcaattgtttttgtgttaagaaaatgttttcaaaattatattaaaatttcagagaagcatttattagataaggacatttttatattaatttttttttgaaatgtatttgcagcaattttattaaccaaactaattttatttggtgagttaacaaaatttttttttctttctagttcaactttgtaagatattttttcttttttagcagctcttgataataattgtaaacacaattgaaagctcgagataataaatagttaaccaatagccccttttattgactccaacccatccaaaacatttatatattttttccaaacgagtcacaagtacttcttttttcttactcttatatatataatAGAGGACAACTTTTAAAGACAACTACATAAAGCAACCACTGAAACCGACTCTGCGACTAGCCGTTAATTGTAGAATTTTCAATGTAATCTTGAACGTGAATTCCATAAAATATAGTTATTGTTGATGAAACACTATCGGAAATCCCCGATAACAGTTCATTcaatataaacttattttaatatattCGAACCTTATTTCCAACTATAACGTGACAACAGTATTAGCAAAATTAGTTTTAAGTGCATCTAAAATAGAAAGTTTAGTAAAATGGTTGAAATGGTAGAAACAAAGTATTATTCTATTGACGAAATAGCGAAACACGATGGTAGCGAAGAAAGCCGAATTtggataattattaaaaaaaatgtttacgaCGTCACCGATTACATTGAAGAACATCCTGGGGGAGCAGACGTTATAAAAGAATGTGCTGGAAAAGACGCAACAAGAGAATTTGAAAATATCGGACATTCATTGGACGCTAAAAACAGACTTAAGAAATTAAAAGTCGGTGAAGTTAATGAAGAAGGGGGAAAAAATACAACGAGTAACAACAAGGAGAAAAACCAATTAGGTAAAAATGCGACAGAAGTATCTTCGGATATCAAGTATTACACCCTGGAAGAGATATCCAAATACGATGGTAAACAAGATCCAAGAACATGGATAATTATAAAGGATATGGTATATGATGTCACAGATTATCTAGATGATCATCCTGGAGGAGGAGAATTAATAACAGAGTGGGCAGGCAAGGATGGTACCAAAGACTTTGACGACTTCGGACATTCTTCGGATGCCAAAAAGGAACTGAAAAAGCTAAAAATTGGTGAAGTTGTTGCAGATCAAAGAAAAACGAAACCTAAGAAAGCAACTAAAAACAATCAACAAGAAAAGAAACAAAGTTCTAAGGTGATAGATTCAGCGGATTTTAGAGCTAATAGAAGTTGCATTTCAATAATTACTTGTGGAATTATGTCATAGTCATTATAAGCCTATATTAGGTAACTATCTTTTGTGATATTTTAGTACTagtgtaattttattaaaattgttttaattctATATTAGGTACGTATAATTTGAGATGTTTTAGTGTTAAATATGTgcgattttcaaaataaaaatgtgtatttttaaaattagttacttTATCCATAATATTGCAGTAATACTGTAAACATCAATGATATGGAAGTTTTTAATCATGTAcattttaaagcaatttttttataaaaataaatacagtgagcaatatttaactaaatatttttaaaataataacacctattatttcatttttttagcattttcttctttctcttcCTACGTATTTATAAGAGTGACCTATATTCTGtaacttattatttttatcttggtctttattttattcttaatttttaataagcttctttttgtttttgggacTTATATGTTTTCGATTTCATTTTATTTAGCTTTTCCTGCTTTGTTTACTCCAGAGATGCTCTATTAAGCTTTTCTTTGACATCTTCAAAcctagttttttcgatttttggATGTATAAATTTTTCATTCcattcttttataattttaccGTTGATTCTAATATGCCAAAGACGATTGTAAGGTTTGGTCGCTTTTATTAAATGGTAATACATTGCTTTTCGtgtataattaaaatattgtatacgTCCTCCTCCTGGACAGAGGTGATCAAACTCTGGActtaaaataaggttataaagTAGTTTGATGATGAAAAGTTTCTGGTGACTTCTCTATTATGaaagtgtttaaatttttcatacTGCTACACAAAATAATTAAATGAAGCTGGATAATTTTCCCAAATAttttttcctatatttttttcttacatatTTCCTGGTGATATTCTTGCAGAAGTTCATATTTATCTCACTCATAACATTTGTATGATATTGCAGTTTATGACTTAATCGTTAGTAGTTATTGCTTTTCTTTTTAGTCACTTGACTACTTCTAAATTTGGTATTTTATCCATCCAGGATAGCGCCAGTACccctttataaatatatatatatatatatatatatatatgtatatatatatatatgtatatatatatatatatatatatatatatatatatatatatatatatatatatatatatatatatataagcggggatcctacagcttctgccgcttcccgcatttcgatcgccatctttttctatctctccaggtgtcttcatcaatggctctgtctttcatggtttccataacaccttgtattcaagacttggctggtcttcctcgtttccttctattacttggattttattccatagctctttttggccatctgttgtcgtccatcctctttacgtgtccataccatattaactgtctagtttctattctttcagaagttgtatgtactctatctgtttttcttctaatttcagaattaggtacacgttctactcttgatatacggcaagctcttctcaggtagtccatttcaaccgtgtcaacttttttcttacCTTTTACTGtaatttgccaacattctgctccatatgtaaaaATGGGCTCTACAAtgactttgtagatagtcattttagttctcatagtagctttgttggaccaaagtatcgaattcagaatttgaacactcttcctgccttgttgcactctatagtttatatctcgttccgttgttcctttactgcagataatacttcccaaatatttgtattcgtagcactttttcatttgtctaatttctaaatccgggtcttcgtcttcactgcctattcgcatatattctgttgtagacatattcatacttatcccccatttttcgtattcatctttgagctttctaagcatataatctgcatcttcttcacagcttgccattagtacttgatcatctgcaaagaacagcgttgtcagataatggttgttaagcttcaaccccattcccgcacatttttgtctccactggtgcagtgcttcttggatatatattttgaatagggtgggggaaagacaacatccttgtctcaagcctttagttactgtaaatacccttgagaaagtatttcctgttttgacagtgctttgaggacatttattgcttttagaaatgttttactaaggtccgttttcatcaagacactaaataagtgTTTTAAAgaaactgtatcataagccttctccagatctataaataccagatgcgtagggaggtttcgagctgttcgtttttcaattacttgttgaagggtaaatgtgttgtccacgcacgatcttcctgctctgaagccgctttgttcttcaatttctttatactcctcttctattcttcttttcaatatacgaccatataaccttcccagcgagctagttacgctaatgcctctataatttccgcattcttttctgtctccctttttataaatggggctaatgtgggccaaattccaatcgtctggaatcgtttggccttcaattaagcatttattaaaaatattcactaagctttccaaaagagcatccggtccatgtttcaccaactcgatgggaatgtctccaggcccgggtgtttttccatttttcatttgtttcaattcttttttcagttcttctttgtttatcttatgcacctctgagttttctgtcattgagatatggtcaggtctttccataaattcgtgcctactttctgttaatagcgtttcgtaatatttttcccactttttattttgtcaggtttatatttccctcattttttctatcttttctaatactttttatgaatttccaagcttgtgtcactttggttcctcctaagcatcggtccatctcttcgcatttctcttcccacatttcgttttttcttttagtgacttccttctttgcttccctgttgagtctgctgtaaattctacggtcttctgagtctttcgtggatagccatgtttgataagctttttttttgtctttaattttcctacttcttcgttccaccactcaggattttttcttttgtcagcttcttcgtaccccaatgcctctttggccgcctgatgaatgcaattttttatatcttgatattctttttcggctgtttctcttcgagttaagtgagttagttttgaggttagtctaagtttgtagaggaattgtactgattcttgtttgaggctatcaatattatatcttacctttgtggaagctgctacctgctcctgttcaattttgttcttgtttactttcctgtagtgtatggttatttttgcgaccaccatatagtggtcagatccgcattcggcaccacgatacacccttacgtcatttgtttggagccttttttttctggttggatgagatagtcgattatagattCATAACCCCTTTataaatacaacttttaaatgcAATCTTATTGCAACAGAACTTATTTATTGTCCAAATCTCTATACCACGCAGTAGGATAGTAAGACTATGTAGACTGTACGTTCGTTTTCTTTTGATGCCTGTACATTTCGAATAttcgaatataattattttattttttaaaattagatcaaattattttattgactgatactttaaatagattagttatttccgtggagaaccatttcctcaggttttttaatcATGATATGTTTTCCCcaaattcctcgctttccgaatactttgtcTTTGAGGATTATTTTTAGTAATCtatatttagtgccgtttcttaTTATGTGTCcaaaatattctaactttcttCTTTTAATCTTGTACattacttctctttctttcctcattcttcgtagtacagtctcgttggctATATTATCCGTTCATGATATCTTTCAGATGTCCACTTCAGTATGAAGTGTCTAGGATTCATCATCATTAGCAGTTTTGagttcactgctgaacataggccttccgtaaataattccattgcatcCGATCTTGAGAACCTCGAATACCGTTATACTGGCTGCGCTTGATGTTGTCcaaccaccttgttggaggacgttctcgattacgataagcatcgtgtctaggtctacATTCTAAAATGTTCTTGGTCCATCTTTCATCTCTGACTCTGGCAAAATGTCCTGCACAGTTCCATTTCagcgtttttttttaatgacGTCCGTTataccagtttttctcctaattatttGATTTGATTGTTGTAAGTCTAGCAGGCTAATCCTAAGCctaatcatcaaccaaaatatattaagGTACTTTGgtcacattaccagacgaatggaaggcatggagaggttggtggttgaaggcaaggtagatgataaagaccaaataaagtgcgctaccggttactctctgtctgaggcagcataccgcgcccaggagagagaagaatggatagcaaccatttgACAAATACAATGACGTCACCACAttcttacgaaggataaaggatagaggaggaggattTGATTTGAAACTCGGCGTCTCTGAGGCGTTTATTCAACATTGACCCCTCCATTGttctctgtgccacttgtatcttattgattacttttctggtaaaaATCAgtttttctgctccatatgttagAAAAATACCTTCTTGGTTGATaaaagaccttccttttcaagcacatgggaatataTGATCTAAAGACTTCCCTCAGTTCCGTAAGCTGTTCATGTTAGTCTTATTCTCCTGTTAAGCTctgttgtttgattgtctcttcctaatttaatctcgtggtCCAGATACTTATAGGTATACATTTGTTCAATGTGGGTTCCATTAGTTAAAATGTTTTTGGCCAATACAAGGTTGGTCATGTATcgtgttttggaaaagttaattttaaggcCAACTCGTGTAGGCCAAGACAAGAGCTCTGAAGGTCTTAAAGAAGTTGGCAGgcatgatctacccggtctgcaataagAACTATATCATATGAAAACCTTAAGTTGTTCAGAAACTCACCATTTATGATGACTCAAATATTttcccaattattgtttctcatagcaACTTGTAATAAAGCGGTGCATAATTTAGGAGAGATTGTGTCTCCTTACGTAATACCTTTCTTCAAGAGAAATGTGTTTGTGTGGCCATAGTACATTCTCACTGCAGCTGTTGCGCTATTATATACATATTCCGAAGAATAGTTTTATACCTACGATCAATAGTGCACTCTGTAAGAGCTCATAACATGGAGTTATGCTCCTATGCATGGAGCTATATGCTATATCATAGCTTTCCAGTTTTCTAGCAGTGTTATCATAATGGCACTATTTCATATTTCGGGTGTAATTCTTTACCCTCTACTTCTTCGTCTGAGAGGGCACTGGTAGATGCGTATAAATGGATGACCTTTAATCGCATGTTTTCATTTActttgtagataaaatatatgaTTCTATCACTTATGCTTCTAATTGTGAGTATATTCTTTGTGTGTTTTTTATTACCATAAATCCGACGCCATCATTAGAAGACTCTCCTCTAAAATGCTATAGGTTTCCCGACGAAAGAAAGTACCATTTGTTCTTCACCTTTACCTTGTACTTTGGATAATCCAAGTATATTTTATTTCATATGCTTCAGCTCGTTTTCAAGTTCTACAAGTTTATCGTGTTCCATCAATGTTCTGGATTCAACTCCATATTATAGTATTGAGAAGATATAGCATCGTAAGAGCCTTACTTTGATGGCCAGATTAAGGTAGTGGTTTTTTAAGAGTTTGGCCATGTAGTTAAATGCACTCCTAGCTTTCCTTGTTTTACTTTTTACCTGTTGTGTGTGACTCCATTCTTCGTTTAGCATAGTTTCAAGGTAGGTAGACTATTTTACTCGGTTGACCGATTTTGTGTCAGCAGACCACATTTTGTGTTAGTTCGACAGCCTGGCAAGTGTGCGGATTTTTACATTGGACGAAGAAAATTCACCAACAAGAAGCTACATGGAAGGTTCCGTCTCAAAGCTATTggacaatagatctgaaaagtcGTAATGGAATAGGCCAAAGGCCTCATCAtttaatctatctatctattcttCTATGtcataattttagtaatttttacaGTATTAGTTggtcaaataatattttttttttattttttaataacctgttaaaccaaaatttacttgaTGGATTTTACTTAGCTCATTTGGTTTGGGCTCATTATTGCTATTTCATGCGTTCCATTTCTTTTATTGGGCATTGGGTTTTTCCTGATTAAACCATAGTTCTAAAATTTCAAGTGGAGATCATCTTCAGACAATTggtggtaattttttttatagctgtgtTATTAAGTCTTTTACAGGAATTTCGCATGTTAAGAGTTCCTGTGACCATTGGAATCATCTCTCGTCGCTCTGATGAGTTCTGTTAGACTAAAGCAAAAATCTGGATTTTGATTTCGTCAACAGAAATCTTTTTCTACTTTTGCGAATGCGAAATCGGTCactggtggtagaataaattgattgtgagtagtCTTTTGAGTTTGAGTGTTTTTGactggtttttctttatgatttacTATTGGACtattaacaggagaattttactgtcataatTGCATATGATTGTCTTTATAAAAACAATTCACATGCTTCGACTTTTTCTGATAGATATTTTTAAGTTGtggatttcatgtaatcgaaagTGGTCCTAGGAACGCAACTTAAAagtattgacaatatcatttgaAAGTCATCAGATaaaattcaattcaattcaaaaGTCAAATAACTTTATTACCTAGtagtaaaacaaaatttgtttaattaat from the Diabrotica undecimpunctata isolate CICGRU chromosome 1, icDiaUnde3, whole genome shotgun sequence genome contains:
- the LOC140431620 gene encoding uncharacterized protein; this encodes MVEMVETKYYSIDEIAKHDGSEESRIWIIIKKNVYDVTDYIEEHPGGADVIKECAGKDATREFENIGHSLDAKNRLKKLKVGEVNEEGGKNTTSNNKEKNQLGKNATEVSSDIKYYTLEEISKYDGKQDPRTWIIIKDMVYDVTDYLDDHPGGGELITEWAGKDGTKDFDDFGHSSDAKKELKKLKIGEVVADQRKTKPKKATKNNQQEKKQSSKVIDSADFRANRSCISIITCGIMS